A part of Streptomyces sp. NBC_00557 genomic DNA contains:
- a CDS encoding TetR/AcrR family transcriptional regulator produces the protein MRHGQPVRAPGARLVRLRGDQHEPAAGQSHVRDAGATNQAGAERMQGIFRDQLLPVARQVCPDPEQVPTRAALCATQLLGLALTRCVLRLPPARELTRPELLAWLGTAVQRYLTAPHP, from the coding sequence GTGCGCCACGGTCAGCCGGTCCGCGCGCCCGGGGCCCGCCTCGTACGGCTCCGGGGCGATCAGCACGAACCGGCCGCCGGACAAAGCCACGTCCGGGACGCGGGCGCCACCAACCAGGCCGGGGCCGAGCGGATGCAGGGCATCTTCCGGGACCAGCTGCTGCCGGTGGCCCGTCAGGTGTGCCCGGACCCGGAGCAGGTCCCCACTCGTGCCGCGTTGTGCGCCACGCAGCTGCTCGGGCTGGCCCTGACCCGCTGTGTGCTGCGGCTGCCGCCGGCGCGGGAGCTGACCCGTCCGGAGCTGCTGGCGTGGCTCGGGACGGCCGTGCAGCGGTACCTGACCGCGCCGCACCCCTGA
- the pepN gene encoding aminopeptidase N has translation MPGTNLTREEARQRAELLTVDSYEIELDLSGAQEGATYRSVTTVRFDVARDGAESFIDLVAPTVHEITLNGDALDPAEVFKDSRIALPGLLQGRNVLRVVADCAYTNTGEGLHKFVDPVDDQAYLYTQFEVPDARRVFASFEQPDLKATFQFTVRAPEGWTVVSNSPTPEPQDNVWVFEPTPRISTYITALIVGPYHSVHSVYEKDGQSVPLGIYCRPSLAEFLDADAIFEVTRQGFEWFQEKFDYAYPFQKYDQLFVPEFNAGAMENAGAVTIRDQYVFRSKVTDAAYEVRAETILHELAHMWFGDLVTMEWWNDLWLNESFATYTSIACQAAAPGSRWPHSWTTFANSMKTWAYRQDQLPSTHPIMADIRDLDDVLVNFDGITYAKGASVLKQLVAYVGEDEFFKGVQAYFKRHAYGNTRLSDLLGALEETSGRDLKTWSKKWLETAGINVLRPEIATDAEGVVTSFAVRQEAPALPAGAKGEPVLRPHRIAIGLYDLDGDSGKLVRTERIELDVDGELTAVPQLTGKRRPAVVLLNDDDLSYAKVRLDEESLRVVTEHLGDFTESLPRALCWASAWDMTRDAELATRDYLSLVLSGIGKESDIGVVQSLHRQVKLAIDLYADPAARESLLTRWTDATLAHLRAAEPGSDHQLAWARAFAATARTPEQLDLLEALLEGTQTIEGLAVDTELRWAFVERLAAVGRYDEAEIAAEYERDKTAAGERHAATARAARPTPEAKAEAWSSVIDSDKLPNAVQEAVIGGFVQTDQRELLAPYADAYFEVLKGVWESRSHEMAQQIAVGLYPAIQVSEATLAKTDSWLATAEPNAALRRLVSESRAGIERALKAQAADAAAGR, from the coding sequence GTGCCTGGCACAAACCTGACTCGCGAAGAGGCGCGGCAGCGGGCCGAGCTGCTCACCGTTGACTCGTACGAGATCGAACTCGACCTCTCCGGCGCGCAGGAGGGCGCGACCTACCGGTCCGTGACCACGGTGCGCTTCGACGTGGCCCGGGACGGCGCCGAGTCCTTCATCGACCTGGTCGCGCCGACCGTCCACGAGATCACGCTGAACGGGGACGCGCTGGACCCGGCCGAGGTCTTCAAGGACTCGCGGATCGCCCTGCCGGGGCTGCTTCAGGGGCGCAACGTCCTCCGGGTCGTCGCCGACTGCGCCTACACCAACACCGGTGAGGGCCTGCACAAGTTCGTGGACCCGGTCGACGACCAGGCCTACCTGTACACCCAGTTCGAGGTGCCGGACGCCCGCCGGGTGTTCGCCTCCTTCGAGCAGCCGGACCTGAAGGCCACCTTCCAGTTCACCGTGCGGGCGCCCGAGGGCTGGACCGTCGTCTCCAACTCGCCGACGCCCGAGCCCCAGGACAACGTCTGGGTCTTCGAGCCGACCCCGCGCATCTCGACGTACATCACCGCGCTCATCGTCGGCCCGTACCACAGCGTCCACAGCGTGTACGAGAAGGACGGGCAGAGCGTGCCGCTCGGCATCTACTGCCGGCCCTCGCTGGCCGAGTTCCTGGACGCGGACGCGATCTTCGAGGTGACCCGGCAGGGCTTCGAGTGGTTCCAGGAGAAGTTCGACTACGCCTACCCGTTCCAGAAGTACGACCAGCTGTTCGTGCCCGAGTTCAACGCGGGCGCGATGGAGAACGCCGGCGCGGTCACCATCCGCGACCAGTACGTCTTCCGGTCCAAGGTGACCGACGCGGCGTACGAGGTCCGCGCGGAGACGATCCTGCACGAGCTGGCCCACATGTGGTTCGGCGACCTGGTCACCATGGAGTGGTGGAACGACCTGTGGCTGAACGAGTCGTTCGCCACCTACACCTCCATCGCCTGCCAGGCCGCCGCCCCCGGCTCGCGCTGGCCGCACTCGTGGACCACGTTCGCCAACTCGATGAAGACGTGGGCGTACCGGCAGGACCAGCTGCCCTCCACGCACCCGATCATGGCGGACATCCGCGACCTGGACGACGTGCTCGTCAACTTCGACGGCATCACGTACGCCAAGGGCGCCTCGGTGCTGAAGCAGCTGGTCGCCTACGTCGGCGAGGACGAGTTCTTCAAGGGCGTGCAGGCCTACTTCAAGCGGCACGCGTACGGCAACACCCGCCTGTCCGACCTGCTCGGCGCCCTGGAGGAGACCTCCGGCCGCGACCTGAAGACCTGGTCGAAGAAGTGGCTGGAGACCGCGGGCATCAACGTGCTGCGGCCGGAGATCGCCACGGACGCGGAGGGCGTCGTCACCTCCTTCGCCGTCCGCCAGGAGGCCCCGGCGCTGCCCGCCGGCGCCAAGGGCGAGCCGGTCCTGCGCCCGCACCGCATCGCCATCGGCCTGTACGACCTCGACGGCGACTCGGGCAAGCTGGTGCGGACCGAGCGGATCGAGCTGGACGTCGACGGCGAGCTGACGGCCGTACCGCAGCTCACCGGCAAGCGCCGCCCGGCGGTCGTCCTGCTCAACGACGACGACCTGTCGTACGCGAAGGTCCGCCTGGACGAGGAGTCCCTGAGGGTCGTCACCGAGCACCTCGGCGACTTCACGGAGTCCCTGCCGCGCGCCCTGTGCTGGGCCTCGGCCTGGGACATGACGCGGGACGCCGAGCTGGCCACCCGCGACTACCTCTCCCTCGTCCTGTCCGGCATCGGCAAGGAGTCGGACATCGGCGTGGTGCAGTCGCTGCACCGCCAGGTCAAGCTCGCCATCGACCTGTACGCCGACCCGGCCGCCCGCGAGTCCCTGCTGACCCGCTGGACCGACGCCACGCTCGCGCACCTGCGCGCGGCGGAGCCGGGCAGCGACCACCAGCTGGCCTGGGCCCGCGCCTTCGCGGCCACGGCCCGCACCCCGGAGCAGCTGGACCTGCTGGAGGCGCTGCTGGAGGGCACGCAGACGATCGAGGGCCTGGCCGTCGACACGGAGCTGCGCTGGGCGTTCGTGGAGCGGCTCGCGGCGGTCGGCCGCTACGACGAGGCGGAGATCGCGGCGGAGTACGAGCGGGACAAGACGGCTGCCGGTGAGCGCCACGCGGCGACCGCCCGCGCGGCCCGGCCCACGCCGGAGGCGAAGGCGGAGGCGTGGTCCTCGGTCATCGACTCCGACAAGCTGCCGAACGCCGTGCAGGAGGCGGTGATCGGCGGGTTCGTCCAGACCGACCAGCGCGAGCTGCTGGCGCCGTACGCGGACGCCTACTTCGAGGTCCTCAAGGGCGTCTGGGAGTCGCGTTCCCACGAGATGGCCCAGCAGATCGCCGTCGGCCTGTACCCGGCGATCCAGGTCTCCGAGGCCACCCTCGCCAAGACGGACTCCTGGCTGGCCACGGCCGAGCCGAACGCGGCCCTGCGCCGCCTCGTCTCGGAGTCCCGCGCGGGCATCGAGCGCGCGCTGAAGGCCCAGGCGGCGGACGCGGCGGCGGGCAGGTAA
- a CDS encoding DUF1203 domain-containing protein yields MTIYTALPIPSGTLKELRTSDDAGRPAAPFTDEEGGAPLRCCLRHSEPGEQIALVSYAPLRRWAAETGADPGAYDEQGPVFIHAGDCPGPSGAGLPFTNAHRTLRRYSADGRILGGRLVDTGFPSALAEAFADPEVALVHVRAVEYGCFLYEVRRG; encoded by the coding sequence ATGACGATCTACACGGCACTCCCGATTCCGTCGGGCACCCTGAAGGAACTGCGCACCTCCGACGACGCCGGCCGCCCCGCGGCCCCCTTCACCGACGAGGAGGGCGGCGCCCCGCTGCGCTGCTGCCTGCGCCACAGCGAGCCCGGCGAACAGATCGCCCTGGTCTCCTACGCGCCGCTGCGCCGCTGGGCCGCCGAGACGGGCGCGGACCCGGGGGCCTACGACGAGCAGGGCCCGGTCTTCATCCACGCCGGCGACTGCCCCGGCCCGTCCGGCGCCGGCCTGCCCTTCACCAACGCCCACCGCACCCTGCGCCGCTACTCGGCCGACGGCCGCATCCTGGGCGGCCGCCTCGTGGACACCGGCTTCCCCTCCGCCCTCGCCGAGGCCTTCGCCGATCCTGAGGTGGCGCTGGTGCACGTGCGGGCGGTGGAGTACGGGTGCTTCCTGTACGAGGTGCGGCGGGGCTAG
- the malQ gene encoding 4-alpha-glucanotransferase codes for MTAASEDVEDFGDLGDFEDEDLARLAGLHGVATSYSPAPDRTVAVPASAVAAALAALGVDVAGPAAVRASLAARERELRERLLPPTLVHWAGDPHGPAALAALPPGTRLSVETEEGEERDTAADLPLGVHRVTAVAPDGRTGHTHLVVAPDRLPAPPGRSHGLLVQLYSLLSRRSWGMGDLGDLAELAGWAGRTAGAGFVQVNPLHAAVPGEPTDPSPYRPSSRRFPDPVHLRIEDIPEYAYVTDRDRLAPLLERAERLRAAVLDKGALIDRDAVWELKREALEMVLDVPLGPGRQAAYDDFRAAHGQALDDHATWYALAEIHGSDWRRWPEDLRDPRSDATARARAELADRVAFHARLAWLTDGQLRAAQRVALEAGMPVGIVHDLAVGVHPDGADAWAQADVFAAGMSVGAPPDAFNARGQDWGLPPWRPDRLAATGYAPYRDLLRALFRYAGALRIDHVMGLFRLWWVPRGSAPTEGTYVRYDADAMLAVLALEATRAGAVVIGEDLGTVEPGVRETLQRRGVLGTSVLWFERDWDGDGRPLPPDRWRADCLATVTTHDLPPSAARLTGDHVELRDRLGLLTRPAAEARAEADADTAEWLALLGSLGLLDLAAAGPPGTDEEEEIRALHRFLLRTPARLIGVWLPDGVGDRRPQNLPGTWDQYPNWRLPIADREGRPVPLEELTASPGLRALLAVFTQAGDGSGAGTGPRARGVRGGSLI; via the coding sequence ATGACCGCGGCGTCCGAGGACGTGGAGGACTTCGGGGACCTGGGGGACTTCGAGGACGAGGACCTCGCCCGGCTCGCCGGGCTGCACGGCGTCGCCACCTCCTACAGCCCCGCCCCGGACCGTACGGTCGCCGTCCCCGCCTCCGCCGTGGCCGCCGCTCTGGCCGCCCTCGGCGTCGACGTGGCCGGGCCCGCCGCCGTACGCGCATCCCTCGCCGCACGGGAACGCGAACTGCGCGAGCGCCTGCTGCCGCCGACGCTCGTGCACTGGGCCGGCGACCCGCACGGCCCCGCCGCGCTCGCCGCGCTGCCGCCCGGCACCCGCCTGAGCGTCGAGACCGAGGAGGGGGAGGAGCGGGACACCGCCGCGGATCTGCCGCTCGGCGTCCACCGGGTCACCGCGGTCGCACCCGACGGGCGCACCGGCCACACCCACCTCGTCGTCGCCCCCGACCGGCTGCCCGCCCCGCCCGGACGCTCCCACGGCCTCCTCGTCCAGCTGTACTCCCTGCTCTCCCGCCGCTCCTGGGGCATGGGCGACCTCGGCGACCTCGCCGAGCTGGCCGGCTGGGCGGGCCGTACCGCCGGCGCCGGATTCGTCCAGGTCAACCCGCTGCATGCGGCCGTACCCGGCGAGCCCACCGACCCCTCCCCGTACCGGCCGTCGTCCCGCCGCTTCCCCGACCCCGTCCATCTGCGGATCGAGGACATCCCCGAGTACGCGTACGTCACCGACCGCGATCGGCTCGCCCCCCTGCTGGAGCGGGCCGAACGGCTGCGCGCCGCCGTCCTCGACAAGGGCGCCCTCATCGACCGCGACGCGGTGTGGGAGCTGAAGCGGGAGGCGCTGGAGATGGTCCTCGACGTCCCCCTCGGCCCCGGCCGGCAGGCCGCCTACGACGACTTCCGCGCCGCCCACGGCCAGGCCCTCGACGACCACGCCACCTGGTACGCCCTCGCCGAGATCCACGGCTCCGACTGGCGCCGCTGGCCCGAGGACCTGCGCGACCCCCGTTCGGACGCCACCGCGCGGGCCCGCGCCGAACTCGCCGACCGCGTCGCCTTCCACGCCCGTCTCGCCTGGCTCACCGACGGCCAGCTCCGCGCCGCCCAGCGCGTCGCGCTGGAGGCCGGGATGCCGGTCGGGATCGTGCACGACCTCGCCGTCGGCGTGCACCCCGACGGCGCCGACGCCTGGGCGCAGGCGGACGTCTTCGCCGCCGGCATGTCCGTCGGCGCCCCGCCCGACGCCTTCAACGCCCGCGGCCAGGACTGGGGCCTGCCGCCCTGGCGCCCCGACCGCCTCGCCGCCACCGGGTACGCCCCCTACCGCGACCTGCTGCGCGCCCTGTTCCGCTACGCCGGAGCCCTGCGCATCGACCACGTGATGGGCCTGTTCCGGCTCTGGTGGGTCCCGCGGGGCAGCGCGCCCACCGAAGGCACCTACGTCCGCTACGACGCCGACGCCATGCTCGCGGTCCTCGCCCTGGAGGCCACCCGCGCCGGGGCCGTCGTCATCGGTGAGGACCTCGGCACCGTCGAACCCGGCGTGCGCGAGACCCTCCAGCGGCGCGGCGTGCTCGGCACCTCGGTGCTGTGGTTCGAACGCGACTGGGACGGCGACGGCCGCCCGCTGCCGCCCGACCGCTGGCGCGCCGACTGCCTGGCCACCGTCACCACCCACGACCTGCCGCCCAGCGCCGCCCGGCTCACCGGCGACCACGTCGAGCTGCGCGACCGCCTCGGCCTGCTCACCCGCCCGGCGGCCGAGGCACGCGCCGAGGCGGACGCCGACACCGCCGAGTGGCTCGCCCTGCTCGGCAGCCTGGGCCTGCTGGACCTGGCCGCGGCCGGACCGCCCGGCACCGACGAGGAGGAGGAGATCCGCGCCCTCCACCGCTTCCTGCTGCGCACCCCGGCCCGGCTGATCGGCGTCTGGCTCCCGGACGGCGTCGGCGACCGCCGCCCGCAGAACCTGCCGGGAACCTGGGACCAGTACCCGAACTGGCGGCTGCCCATCGCCGACCGCGAGGGCCGGCCCGTCCCGCTGGAGGAGCTGACGGCGTCACCCGGACTGAGGGCGCTGCTCGCCGTGTTCACGCAGGCCGGCGACGGATCGGGCGCCGGTACGGGACCCCGGGCGCGCGGCGTTCGGGGTGGTTCGCTAATTTGA
- a CDS encoding helix-turn-helix domain-containing protein produces MGTAGDARGTELGRYLKARRAQVRPEDVGLPAGAGVRRTPGLRREELAALAGVSVDYYIRLERGRETNPSPAVVDALGRALRLRGDAYERLHELAELASGRVSELPACSDHTVRDSVLRMLESVRPLPAYVVSRHNRVLAANPPGRRLLPGLWDWPEEQRNLTRYLFLHPVGRTLYEPWEETVAHSVAHLRAVAGADPDDPELTALVGELVLKSPEFARLWERYDVCERGGGQKCFRHPAAGPMTLTYEVMRLARTGGQRMVVYQAAPGTPDERAMLRLESADARREPAEPLGV; encoded by the coding sequence ATGGGGACCGCAGGGGACGCACGGGGCACCGAACTGGGCCGCTACCTGAAGGCCCGCAGGGCCCAGGTCCGCCCGGAGGACGTCGGTCTGCCGGCCGGTGCGGGCGTGCGCCGCACTCCCGGACTGCGCCGGGAGGAGCTGGCCGCGCTGGCCGGGGTGAGCGTCGACTACTACATCCGCCTGGAGCGCGGCCGGGAGACCAACCCGTCCCCCGCCGTCGTGGACGCCCTCGGCCGCGCCCTGCGGCTGCGCGGCGACGCGTACGAACGCCTGCACGAACTCGCCGAGCTGGCTTCCGGCCGGGTCTCGGAGCTGCCCGCCTGCTCCGACCACACCGTCCGCGACTCCGTGCTGCGCATGCTGGAGTCAGTGCGCCCGCTGCCCGCCTATGTGGTCAGCCGGCACAACCGCGTCCTGGCCGCGAACCCGCCCGGCCGGCGGCTGCTGCCCGGCCTCTGGGACTGGCCCGAGGAGCAGCGCAACCTGACCCGCTACCTCTTCCTCCACCCGGTCGGCCGGACGCTCTACGAGCCGTGGGAGGAGACCGTCGCCCACTCGGTCGCGCATCTGCGGGCGGTCGCCGGGGCCGACCCGGACGATCCCGAACTGACCGCGCTCGTCGGCGAACTCGTCCTGAAGTCACCGGAGTTCGCGCGGCTGTGGGAACGGTACGACGTGTGCGAGCGCGGCGGCGGACAGAAGTGCTTCCGGCATCCGGCGGCCGGCCCCATGACCCTGACCTACGAGGTCATGCGACTCGCCCGTACCGGCGGCCAGCGGATGGTGGTCTACCAGGCGGCACCCGGCACCCCCGACGAGCGGGCCATGCTCCGCCTGGAGAGCGCGGACGCGCGCCGGGAGCCGGCGGAGCCGCTGGGCGTCTGA
- a CDS encoding MFS transporter: MPITPPRSTASAHGPAPAPTEHTVRRRRRVRARPAAPPAGAAAPRGSGVSLVASLLGFTVITVDVSAVNIALPAIRNSFSGGMAGLQWVVDAYTLMFAALMLSAGALADRAGARRAYAWGVALFTLASLGCALAPGIGVLVTARVAQGGAAAIVMPASLALIRQAYEDARARARAIALWTVGGSVAMAAGPVLGGLLTDSAGWRAVFLLNLPVGAVILGLLVRVPRSPRRPAALDGGGQITAVLALAGLAFAVIEGGHLGWTSPPVLGSAVLAVASGYAFRAVESRHRRPMVPLEMLTKREVAVPLAVGFAVNAAFYGGIFVLGLYYQQLRGMPGIAAGLMFVPMSAVVTATNLVSPRLAERIGRRPVIVAGQLVFVLAMLALLPLAAHTPVWLVLVLLLPLSVGGALAVPALTALLMDAVPRERAGTASGLLNSFRQTGGALAVALFGGLLSGPGGGFSLPGMRVGLLAVAALLLATAALCRLLPRG, from the coding sequence ATGCCGATCACCCCGCCCCGGTCCACCGCCTCCGCCCACGGACCCGCCCCCGCGCCGACGGAGCACACGGTCCGGCGACGACGGCGGGTCCGGGCCCGGCCGGCCGCGCCACCCGCCGGTGCCGCCGCCCCGCGCGGGAGCGGCGTCTCGCTGGTCGCGTCGCTGCTCGGGTTCACCGTGATCACCGTCGACGTCTCGGCCGTGAACATCGCCCTGCCCGCGATCCGGAACTCCTTCAGCGGCGGGATGGCCGGCTTGCAGTGGGTGGTGGACGCCTACACGCTGATGTTCGCCGCGCTGATGCTCTCCGCCGGCGCCCTCGCCGACCGCGCCGGCGCCCGCCGCGCGTACGCCTGGGGCGTCGCCCTGTTCACCCTGGCCTCCCTCGGCTGCGCGCTCGCGCCCGGCATCGGCGTACTGGTCACCGCGCGGGTGGCGCAGGGCGGCGCGGCCGCGATCGTGATGCCGGCCTCGCTGGCGCTGATCCGGCAGGCGTACGAGGACGCGCGGGCGCGTGCCCGGGCGATCGCGCTGTGGACGGTGGGCGGCTCGGTGGCGATGGCCGCGGGTCCCGTGCTGGGCGGGCTGCTCACGGACTCGGCCGGCTGGCGGGCCGTGTTCCTGCTCAACCTCCCGGTGGGCGCGGTGATCCTCGGCCTGCTGGTCCGCGTGCCGCGCTCCCCGCGGCGGCCCGCCGCGCTGGACGGCGGCGGCCAGATCACCGCCGTACTGGCCCTCGCGGGGCTGGCCTTCGCGGTGATCGAGGGCGGCCACCTGGGCTGGACCAGCCCGCCCGTGCTGGGGTCCGCCGTGCTCGCCGTCGCCTCGGGGTACGCCTTCCGCGCGGTGGAGTCCCGGCACCGCCGGCCCATGGTCCCGCTGGAGATGCTCACCAAGCGCGAGGTGGCCGTCCCGCTCGCTGTCGGGTTCGCCGTCAACGCCGCCTTCTACGGCGGGATCTTCGTCCTCGGGCTGTACTACCAGCAGCTGCGCGGGATGCCCGGGATCGCGGCCGGGCTGATGTTCGTGCCGATGTCGGCGGTGGTGACGGCGACCAACCTGGTCTCGCCGCGGCTGGCGGAGCGGATCGGGCGGCGGCCGGTGATCGTCGCCGGGCAGCTGGTCTTCGTCCTGGCGATGCTGGCCCTGCTGCCGCTGGCCGCGCACACGCCGGTGTGGCTGGTGCTGGTCCTGCTGCTGCCGCTGAGCGTCGGCGGGGCGCTCGCGGTGCCCGCGCTGACCGCGCTGCTGATGGACGCCGTACCGCGGGAGCGCGCGGGGACCGCGTCGGGGCTGCTGAACTCGTTCCGCCAGACGGGCGGCGCGCTCGCCGTCGCTCTCTTCGGCGGTCTGCTCTCCGGCCCCGGCGGCGGTTTCTCCCTGCCGGGCATGCGCGTCGGACTGCTCGCCGTCGCGGCGCTCCTCCTCGCCACCGCGGCCCTGTGCCGCCTCCTGCCGCGAGGCTGA
- a CDS encoding aromatic-ring hydroxylase C-terminal domain-containing protein, translated as MALSGGRFVLIAPEPYEAGPGRADRLTVAHWASDRRTTALVRPDGYAAWAADAAGAADTETALTAHVGV; from the coding sequence GTGGCTTTGTCCGGCGGCCGGTTCGTGCTGATCGCCCCGGAGCCGTACGAGGCGGGCCCCGGGCGCGCGGACCGGCTGACCGTGGCGCACTGGGCGAGCGACCGCCGGACGACCGCGCTGGTCCGCCCCGACGGATACGCGGCCTGGGCCGCCGACGCGGCCGGCGCGGCGGACACCGAGACGGCGCTCACCGCGCACGTCGGAGTCTAG
- a CDS encoding MarR family winged helix-turn-helix transcriptional regulator: MSAGQDPVDAIIDQWAAVRPDLDTRAMEVFGRIYRLSRLMGDRMEKAYQPYGISRGEFDVLATLRRAGEPYTLSPRQLSATLMLTTGGMTGRLDKLEKAGLLRRSPDPHDRRGLKVTLTEKGLDVIDRAVGAGLAVQQAALSRLDGEQAGQLAGLLRELLAGTQDAPH, encoded by the coding sequence ATGAGCGCAGGACAGGATCCGGTCGACGCGATCATCGACCAGTGGGCGGCCGTGCGGCCCGACCTCGACACCAGGGCCATGGAGGTCTTCGGGCGGATCTACCGCCTCTCCCGCCTCATGGGCGACCGCATGGAGAAGGCGTACCAGCCCTACGGCATCTCACGCGGCGAGTTCGACGTGCTCGCCACCCTGCGCCGGGCGGGTGAGCCGTACACCCTCTCGCCGCGCCAGTTGTCGGCCACCCTGATGCTGACCACCGGCGGGATGACCGGCCGGCTGGACAAGCTGGAGAAGGCCGGCCTGCTGCGCCGCTCCCCCGACCCGCACGACCGCCGGGGCCTGAAGGTGACGTTGACCGAGAAGGGGCTCGACGTCATCGACCGGGCGGTCGGCGCCGGCCTGGCGGTGCAGCAGGCGGCCCTGTCCCGCCTCGACGGTGAACAGGCCGGCCAACTGGCCGGCCTGCTGCGGGAGTTGCTCGCGGGAACCCAGGACGCGCCGCACTAG
- a CDS encoding EamA family transporter translates to MKRSVTVFLTALAPASWGTTYAVTTTFLPPDRPLFTALVRALPAGLLLLALTRVPPRGGWWWRSAVLGALNIGAFFPLLFVSAYRLPGGMAAVVGSVQPLFVVGLSALLLRHRPAPRTLVTGVVAAFGVSLVVLRGSGTLDAVGVLAAVAATASMAAGTVLTKRWGRPEGVGPLALTGWQLTAGGLLIAPVAFLAEGAPPALDGRATAGYLYLALVNTAVAYWLWFRGIGRLTATQVAFLGPLSPLTAAVTGWAALGQALTPVQTAGMALAFAATLTGQLGAGPGSFRNAEKTRRKDSMDLTGPALRRCRCS, encoded by the coding sequence GTGAAGCGATCCGTCACCGTGTTCCTCACCGCGCTCGCCCCGGCTTCCTGGGGCACCACCTACGCCGTCACCACCACGTTCCTGCCGCCGGACCGGCCGCTGTTCACGGCGCTGGTGCGCGCCCTGCCCGCCGGGCTGCTCCTGCTGGCGCTGACCCGGGTGCCGCCCAGGGGCGGCTGGTGGTGGCGGTCCGCGGTGCTGGGGGCGCTGAACATCGGGGCCTTCTTCCCGCTGCTGTTCGTCTCGGCGTACCGGCTGCCGGGCGGGATGGCCGCCGTGGTCGGCTCGGTCCAGCCGCTGTTCGTCGTCGGCCTCTCGGCGCTGCTGCTGAGGCACCGCCCGGCACCGCGCACCCTGGTCACCGGTGTCGTCGCCGCGTTCGGCGTCAGTCTCGTCGTGCTGCGGGGGAGCGGAACGCTCGACGCGGTGGGCGTGCTCGCGGCCGTCGCCGCGACCGCCTCCATGGCGGCCGGCACCGTGCTGACCAAGCGGTGGGGCCGCCCGGAGGGCGTCGGCCCGCTGGCACTCACCGGCTGGCAGCTCACCGCGGGCGGCCTGCTCATCGCGCCGGTCGCCTTCCTCGCCGAGGGCGCACCGCCCGCCCTGGACGGCCGCGCCACGGCGGGCTACCTCTATCTCGCCCTGGTCAACACGGCGGTGGCGTACTGGCTCTGGTTCCGCGGCATCGGCCGGCTCACCGCGACCCAGGTCGCCTTCCTCGGCCCGCTCTCCCCGCTGACCGCGGCCGTCACCGGCTGGGCCGCACTCGGACAGGCGCTCACACCGGTGCAGACGGCGGGCATGGCGCTGGCGTTCGCGGCGACGCTGACGGGACAGCTCGGGGCAGGGCCCGGATCGTTCAGGAACGCTGAAAAGACCCGTCGAAAAGATTCGATGGACCTGACCGGTCCGGCGCTGCGACGGTGCCGGTGCTCATGA
- a CDS encoding type 1 glutamine amidotransferase, whose amino-acid sequence MGRAATALVVQNTAHGGPGRWGDWLAEGGVRLEVVRGDAQALPARLEHDALIVLGGAYLPDDDERAPWLPATRALMSRALDRNTPVFGICLGGQMLAQLAGGTVEAEYGEPEFGSTALTLLPDAAQDPLFAGLPTRPTAVENHVDAIVRLPAGARWLVRSERCPYQAFRVGDAAWGVQFHPETGPDRIARWPAGRLERYGVDRARLHRDALRDDAAASRVWREVALRFAALVRGHR is encoded by the coding sequence ATGGGACGTGCGGCCACGGCGCTGGTGGTGCAGAACACCGCGCACGGAGGGCCCGGGCGGTGGGGTGACTGGCTGGCCGAGGGCGGGGTCCGGCTCGAGGTGGTCCGGGGGGACGCGCAGGCGTTGCCGGCCCGGCTGGAGCATGACGCGCTGATCGTGCTGGGCGGCGCGTACCTGCCGGACGACGACGAGCGGGCGCCGTGGCTGCCGGCGACGCGGGCCCTGATGAGCCGGGCCCTGGACCGGAACACGCCCGTGTTCGGGATCTGCCTCGGGGGACAGATGCTCGCGCAGCTGGCGGGCGGCACGGTGGAAGCGGAGTACGGCGAACCGGAGTTCGGCAGCACCGCGCTGACCCTGCTCCCGGACGCGGCGCAGGACCCGCTCTTCGCGGGGCTGCCCACGCGGCCGACGGCGGTGGAGAACCACGTCGACGCCATCGTCCGGCTGCCCGCCGGGGCGCGGTGGCTGGTCCGCAGTGAGCGGTGTCCCTACCAGGCCTTCCGGGTCGGGGACGCGGCGTGGGGGGTGCAGTTCCACCCCGAGACCGGCCCGGACCGCATCGCGCGCTGGCCCGCAGGCCGGCTGGAGCGCTACGGAGTGGACCGGGCGCGGCTGCACCGCGACGCGCTGCGGGACGATGCGGCTGCCTCCCGGGTGTGGCGGGAGGTCGCCCTGCGCTTCGCGGCACTGGTACGGGGCCACCGCTAG